One Citricoccus sp. K5 DNA window includes the following coding sequences:
- a CDS encoding RIP metalloprotease — MVTVEIVWFIVGVLAVAVGIALSIALHEVGHLVPAKLFGVRVTQYMVGFGPTVFSRKRGETEYGVKAIPLGGYVSMVGMYPPEHPEQGERPRSASTGLFQQMASDARQMSAEELQPGDEKRTFISLPVWKRIVIMLGGPFMNLVIAFALTAILVTTTGVATATTTVSEVFKCVLPAAVQQERAAAGEAAGQDGTEACRPGDPAAPAFEAGLEPGDTITAFNGRPVDDWDELSSAIRERAGEPTAITWQRDGAEQSGTITPKLTERPVADSSGRAQTNPDGSTQTEDVGFVGMGSEVQNVPQSITETFPVMGQQLKATADVVVVLPVKLWETAVAVFGPEERDPNGPMSVVGVGRIAGEAAALEDVPLADKASLLLSLVGGVNVALMVFNLIPLLPLDGGHVAGALWEALRRGWAKLTRRRDPGVFDIAKLLPLTYVVGIALLGMGLLLIVADIVDPIRIF, encoded by the coding sequence GTGGTGACGGTGGAGATCGTCTGGTTCATCGTCGGCGTCCTCGCCGTGGCCGTCGGCATCGCCCTGTCGATCGCCCTGCATGAGGTCGGTCACCTGGTGCCCGCCAAGCTCTTCGGCGTCCGCGTCACGCAGTACATGGTCGGCTTCGGCCCCACCGTGTTCTCCCGCAAGAGGGGGGAGACCGAGTACGGGGTGAAGGCCATCCCGCTGGGCGGCTACGTCTCCATGGTCGGGATGTACCCGCCGGAGCACCCCGAACAGGGCGAACGGCCGCGCAGTGCCAGCACCGGCCTGTTCCAGCAGATGGCCTCCGACGCCCGTCAGATGTCTGCCGAGGAACTGCAGCCGGGGGACGAGAAGCGCACGTTCATCTCGCTGCCGGTGTGGAAGCGCATCGTCATCATGCTCGGCGGGCCGTTCATGAACCTCGTCATCGCGTTCGCCCTGACCGCCATCCTCGTGACCACCACGGGCGTGGCCACCGCCACGACCACCGTCTCCGAGGTGTTCAAGTGCGTGCTCCCGGCCGCCGTCCAGCAGGAGCGGGCCGCCGCCGGCGAAGCAGCCGGGCAGGACGGCACGGAGGCCTGCCGGCCCGGGGATCCGGCGGCGCCGGCCTTCGAGGCAGGGCTGGAGCCAGGGGACACCATCACCGCCTTCAACGGACGCCCGGTGGACGACTGGGACGAGCTGTCCTCAGCCATCCGCGAGCGGGCCGGTGAGCCCACGGCCATCACCTGGCAGCGCGACGGTGCCGAACAGTCCGGGACCATCACCCCGAAGCTCACCGAGCGGCCGGTCGCCGATTCCAGCGGCCGCGCACAGACCAACCCGGACGGCAGCACCCAGACGGAGGACGTCGGCTTCGTCGGCATGGGCTCCGAGGTCCAGAACGTGCCGCAGTCGATCACCGAGACCTTCCCGGTGATGGGGCAGCAGCTGAAGGCGACCGCCGACGTGGTGGTGGTGCTGCCCGTGAAGCTCTGGGAGACGGCCGTCGCCGTCTTCGGCCCGGAGGAGCGCGATCCCAACGGGCCGATGTCCGTGGTGGGTGTGGGTCGCATCGCCGGTGAGGCCGCCGCCCTGGAAGACGTGCCGCTGGCGGACAAGGCCTCCCTGCTGCTCTCCCTGGTGGGCGGTGTCAACGTGGCTCTGATGGTGTTCAACCTCATCCCCCTGCTGCCCCTGGATGGCGGTCACGTGGCCGGGGCGCTGTGGGAGGCCCTCCGCCGCGGGTGGGCCAAGCTGACCCGGCGCCGGGATCCCGGGGTCTTCGACATCGCCAAGCTCCTGCCGTTGACCTACGTGGTCGGGATCGCGCTCCTCGGCATGGGCCTGCTGCTGATCGTGGCGGACATCGTGGATCCCATCCGCATCTTCTAG
- a CDS encoding DUF4081 domain-containing GNAT family N-acetyltransferase has protein sequence MVRILSRARPWSPSPDDAVRRATGGAVRVLNHSDTTALTALAAADPVANCFVESILEKGRDATPAHSGGPLFLGIFTQATPMTAGCPAELEAACWVGANVVPIGATAEAGALFGVALTALHRRFASVYGPREAVLPLWDELSRGPQRARQIRDDQPLMVLRGRPAVEPSPHVRPARTEEFPVVLPACVAMFEEELGFSPLQNGAVQYRLRVEDLIRNGWSLVDLDDAGRVRFKADLGVVSASCTQIQGVWVEPGQRGQGLAAPSVAAVTEYARQTAPLVSLYVNSFNTAALRTYRTVGFEQVGTFATVLL, from the coding sequence ATGGTCAGAATCCTGTCCAGGGCCCGCCCGTGGTCTCCGTCTCCTGACGACGCCGTCCGCCGGGCCACCGGCGGGGCCGTCCGGGTCCTGAACCACTCCGACACCACGGCCCTCACGGCCCTGGCCGCCGCCGACCCGGTGGCGAATTGCTTCGTGGAGTCCATCCTCGAGAAGGGTCGCGACGCCACGCCGGCCCACTCCGGGGGGCCCCTCTTCCTCGGCATCTTCACCCAGGCGACTCCCATGACCGCCGGATGCCCGGCCGAGTTGGAGGCCGCCTGCTGGGTGGGTGCCAATGTGGTTCCCATCGGCGCGACCGCCGAGGCCGGTGCCCTGTTCGGGGTGGCGCTGACCGCCCTGCACCGCCGCTTCGCCTCCGTGTATGGCCCCCGCGAGGCGGTGCTGCCGCTCTGGGACGAGCTGTCCCGGGGACCGCAACGGGCCCGCCAGATCCGGGACGACCAGCCGCTCATGGTCCTGCGCGGCCGCCCGGCGGTGGAGCCCTCGCCCCACGTCCGTCCGGCCCGCACCGAGGAGTTCCCCGTGGTGCTGCCCGCCTGCGTGGCGATGTTCGAGGAGGAACTCGGGTTCTCGCCCCTGCAGAACGGCGCGGTGCAGTACCGGTTGCGGGTGGAGGACCTGATCCGCAACGGATGGTCGCTGGTGGATCTCGACGACGCCGGCCGGGTCCGCTTCAAAGCCGATCTCGGCGTGGTCTCCGCCAGCTGCACGCAGATCCAGGGTGTGTGGGTGGAGCCGGGCCAGCGCGGACAGGGTCTGGCCGCACCGTCCGTGGCCGCCGTGACGGAGTACGCCCGGCAGACGGCACCCCTGGTGAGTCTCTACGTCAACAGCTTCAACACCGCCGCCCTGCGCACCTACCGCACCGTGGGGTTCGAACAGGTCGGCACCTTCGCCACCGTCCTGTTGTAG
- a CDS encoding YciI family protein produces MAEPQKIFAVQYNYVPGLGDQRDVHRAAHREFLGSLGTAMVAAGAYVDDPTAALLLVKSDAAESVRDLLAGDPFQQHGLISSTDVHEWSCAVGDQAAAIRGNGA; encoded by the coding sequence ATGGCCGAACCACAGAAGATCTTCGCCGTCCAGTACAACTACGTCCCCGGGCTGGGTGACCAGCGCGACGTGCACCGCGCCGCCCACCGTGAGTTCCTGGGCTCCCTGGGCACCGCCATGGTGGCCGCGGGCGCCTACGTGGACGATCCGACGGCGGCCCTGCTGCTCGTCAAGTCCGATGCGGCTGAAAGCGTCCGGGACCTGCTCGCCGGGGATCCCTTCCAGCAGCACGGTCTGATCTCCTCCACCGATGTCCACGAATGGTCGTGCGCGGTCGGTGACCAGGCGGCCGCCATCCGCGGGAACGGGGCCTGA
- the ispG gene encoding flavodoxin-dependent (E)-4-hydroxy-3-methylbut-2-enyl-diphosphate synthase, with the protein MPAAPPPVLAPRRKTRQLQVGRVGVGSDHQVSVQTMTTTKTHDIGATLQQIAELTAAGCDIVRVACPTDKDAEALKVIAQQSTIPVIADIHFQPKYVFAAIEAGCGAVRVNPGNIRKFDDQVKEIAQAASDHGTSIRIGVNAGSLHPDLLKKYGKATPEALVESAVWEASLFEEHGFRDFKISVKHNDPVIMARAYELLAEQGDWPLHLGVTEAGPAFQGTIKSASAFGYLLGKGIGDTIRVSLSAPPVEEVKVGLQILQSLNLRERRLDIVSCPSCGRAQVDVYSLAEEVTEGLKDLTVPLRVAVMGCVVNGPGEAREADLGVASGNGKGQIFIKGEVVKTVPEDEIVETLLFEARRIAAESGLDESSEGTDGQNPVQGPPVVSVS; encoded by the coding sequence ATGCCCGCCGCACCACCGCCCGTCCTGGCACCTCGCCGCAAGACGAGGCAGTTGCAGGTGGGACGAGTGGGTGTGGGCTCCGATCACCAGGTCTCGGTCCAGACGATGACCACCACGAAGACGCATGACATCGGCGCCACGCTTCAGCAGATCGCCGAGCTCACTGCGGCCGGCTGTGACATCGTCCGGGTGGCCTGCCCCACGGACAAGGACGCCGAGGCGCTCAAGGTGATCGCGCAGCAGTCCACCATCCCGGTGATCGCGGACATCCACTTCCAGCCGAAGTACGTGTTCGCCGCGATCGAGGCCGGTTGTGGTGCGGTGCGCGTGAACCCGGGCAACATCCGGAAGTTCGACGACCAGGTCAAGGAGATCGCCCAGGCCGCCTCGGACCACGGCACCTCCATCCGGATCGGCGTCAACGCTGGTTCGCTGCATCCCGACCTGCTCAAGAAGTACGGCAAGGCCACCCCGGAGGCGCTCGTCGAGTCCGCGGTGTGGGAGGCCTCCCTGTTCGAGGAGCACGGCTTCCGCGACTTCAAGATCTCCGTCAAGCACAACGACCCGGTGATCATGGCCCGCGCCTACGAACTGCTGGCCGAGCAGGGCGACTGGCCGCTGCACCTCGGCGTCACCGAGGCCGGGCCCGCCTTCCAGGGCACCATCAAGTCCGCCAGCGCCTTCGGTTATCTCCTCGGCAAGGGCATCGGTGACACGATTCGCGTCTCCCTGTCCGCCCCTCCGGTCGAGGAGGTCAAGGTCGGGCTGCAGATCCTGCAGTCCCTGAACCTGCGCGAGCGCCGCTTGGACATCGTCTCCTGCCCCTCCTGCGGCCGTGCCCAGGTGGACGTGTACTCCCTGGCCGAAGAGGTCACCGAGGGCCTGAAGGACCTCACGGTCCCGCTGCGCGTGGCCGTCATGGGCTGCGTGGTCAATGGGCCCGGGGAGGCCCGCGAGGCCGATCTCGGCGTGGCCTCCGGCAACGGCAAGGGCCAGATCTTCATCAAGGGCGAGGTCGTCAAGACGGTGCCGGAGGACGAGATCGTCGAGACGCTGCTGTTCGAGGCCCGTCGGATCGCGGCCGAGTCCGGCCTGGATGAAAGCAGCGAGGGTACTGATGGTCAGAATCCTGTCCAGGGCCCGCCCGTGGTCTCCGTCTCCTGA
- the dxr gene encoding 1-deoxy-D-xylulose-5-phosphate reductoisomerase, giving the protein MTSEPLYLPDAGPTRIRRVTLIGSTGSIGTQGLEVIASAPERFTVAGLSGGSNTALLARQAVATGAGAVGSATATTGELAEAIAAAAQQAGVPTPSPELFSGPTAAAEVAAWEGADVVLNGITGSIGLAPTLAALQAGHLLALANKESLIVGGALVKQAAAPGQLIPVDSEHSALAQALRSGTAEEVRRLVVTASGGPFRGRTRDQLAGVTPAEALAHPTWDMGKVVTTNSASMVNKALEVIEAHLLFDLPLDRIDVVVHPQSIVHSMVEFTDGSTIAQASPPDMRLPIALGIGWPHRVPGSAPGLDWSRAAKWTFEPLDEDAFPAVRLAKQAAGASTTHMAVYNAANEEAVEAFHTGRIGFTEIVDTVHAVVEDYDPDVVLAGRDLSVEALAAAEHWARTAAQARW; this is encoded by the coding sequence GTGACTTCCGAACCGCTGTACCTGCCCGACGCCGGCCCCACGCGCATTCGCCGGGTCACCCTGATCGGTTCCACCGGCTCGATCGGCACCCAGGGACTCGAGGTCATCGCCTCGGCTCCGGAGCGCTTCACGGTCGCCGGGCTGTCCGGCGGATCCAACACCGCCCTCCTGGCCCGCCAGGCCGTGGCCACCGGCGCCGGCGCGGTCGGCAGTGCCACCGCCACCACGGGCGAACTCGCCGAGGCCATCGCCGCCGCGGCCCAGCAGGCCGGGGTGCCCACGCCCTCCCCGGAGTTGTTCTCCGGGCCCACCGCGGCGGCCGAGGTCGCCGCCTGGGAGGGCGCCGACGTCGTGCTCAATGGGATCACCGGGTCCATCGGCCTGGCCCCCACGCTCGCGGCGCTGCAGGCCGGCCACCTGCTCGCGCTGGCCAACAAGGAATCACTCATCGTCGGCGGGGCCCTCGTCAAGCAGGCCGCCGCTCCGGGTCAGCTCATCCCGGTCGACTCCGAGCACTCCGCCCTGGCCCAGGCCCTGCGTTCCGGGACCGCCGAGGAGGTCCGGCGCCTGGTGGTCACCGCCTCCGGCGGACCGTTCCGTGGCCGGACCCGGGACCAGCTCGCCGGGGTCACCCCGGCCGAGGCCCTGGCGCACCCCACCTGGGACATGGGCAAGGTGGTCACCACCAACTCGGCCTCCATGGTGAACAAGGCCCTCGAGGTGATCGAGGCCCACCTGCTCTTCGATCTTCCGCTGGACCGGATCGACGTGGTCGTCCACCCGCAGTCGATCGTCCACTCGATGGTCGAGTTCACCGACGGCTCCACGATCGCCCAGGCCTCCCCGCCGGACATGCGCCTGCCCATCGCCCTCGGCATCGGATGGCCCCACCGTGTGCCCGGCTCCGCCCCCGGCCTGGACTGGTCGCGGGCCGCGAAGTGGACCTTCGAACCGTTGGACGAGGACGCCTTCCCCGCGGTGCGGCTCGCCAAGCAGGCGGCCGGCGCCTCCACCACGCACATGGCCGTCTACAACGCCGCGAACGAGGAGGCCGTGGAGGCCTTCCACACCGGCCGGATCGGGTTCACCGAGATCGTGGACACCGTTCACGCCGTCGTGGAGGACTATGACCCGGACGTCGTACTGGCCGGCCGGGACCTGAGCGTCGAGGCGCTCGCGGCCGCCGAACACTGGGCCCGCACTGCAGCACAGGCGCGGTGGTGA